One Panthera leo isolate Ple1 chromosome B1, P.leo_Ple1_pat1.1, whole genome shotgun sequence DNA window includes the following coding sequences:
- the LOC122217090 gene encoding thymosin beta-4-like, giving the protein MSGEPNMAEIEKFGKLKLKKTESQEKNPPLSKEMIGQEKQAGKS; this is encoded by the coding sequence ATGTCTGGCGAACCCAATATGGCTGAGATTGAGAAGTTCGGTAAattgaaattgaagaagacagagtcTCAAGAGAAAAATCCACCCCTTTCAAAAGAAATGATAGGACAGGAGAAGCAAGCAGGCAAATCATAG